acgagtgtgctgttaattacactataatcggtagatttccgatcaaccttaaaaagtaatgatgtatcatcagcaaaaagaactatttcacaaagattttctactatacatggcaaatcatttatataaaccaaaaacaggaatggacccaaaatagaaccttgtggcactcctaattggactacagctccgctagattgggttttgtttacaacaactgtttgtgttctattgctaaggtaagaagacataaagtttagggcattttctgacagaccatagtgttctaatttcaaaatgagcgttccatgatccacacaatcaaatgctttagaatgatcacaaaatatgccaattgcatcacaagaattttcccaaatattataaatatgtttaatgagtaCCGAAGCAGCATCGGTCGTGGAACGGCCCTTTGTGAAACCAAACTGATTGCTTGTAAGTAAAGTATGTCTGTTGAAGTGACCCAGTAGATCAGTGAAACGAGCAGGCGTTTAACATGGCCACCACCCGTCATCAGTCATGGTTTGGCTCGGAGTGTCATATTCTGATATGTTTTTCTATGAAAAATTTGTGCGGCTGTGTACCAAAACACCATCCTAACAAAAGTTGTAGAACTAATGACCCGACTAGGTAATAATAGTTAACGATATGAGTACCTTTGACCACCTCCTTTTACTAAGGCTTTCTTCGtacaacttttaaaaactaTAAGGATTAATGGTGATTATTATTCTTATGCGTTATGatttttaattgaaattaaagTGTCGTGTGTCATAATAACATTaagctaattttacggtttaattcACACATGTCGCATgagtgactaaaaataattgCGTTTAATCGTAAAATTAACTAATTatcaatttaaatgtaaattaccTCAGGTTACATATCCAAACGAAATATTTTAATCCTCAGATAGtttttaatacataggtacaggaCTAAAGTGTCACATACCGTGTAGTGTGCCAGattttgcaataaaatgtaagtaggtattttattaatgtcatgaaattgaaattttggtttttcattttgaaaaataatataggtagcaATTATATACCTAACACGAATCCCCGTTAAAAAGGTATGTAAATGTATAATAGATTTCTGTTTCATTGTTTGCAGTGGAACACGTGCTCTCCGATTTGTCCTCGATAGCAGGTATTATAGATTGCCAGAAAGGAAATAATGTGTATGAAGCCTTTGTCGTTGCCAGTTCTCCTTGGATCTTCCAATATACAGGATACAGTCCTTACATAGCAATTTTTACGCAGGTGAATGAGGCAatctattttataatataaatgtttaaATTATTTCTACTCTCAGAACCGCCAGCTCTTTCGATACCTATACGGTTTTACAGATTATCGGCATCCAATTCACCTTTAACTGGAACTTCTCGGACGTGTTTGTGATTTGCATTAGTTTCTATCTGACGTCTCGACTCGAACAAGTGAACCGTAGAATTGAATCAGTTTTTGGAAAGGTAAGTGAAATTCATCATCAACGCAAGAAATAATTTGATACCCACCAAATATCTACATTGTACATATAACAAAAACTTCGTTATTTTTTGCAGCACGCTCCCTCTTCGTTTTGGCGCACTCTGCGTGAGGATTATAGCCGCATTACGGGGTTGGTTCGACGGGTCGATGACGTCATAGGAAGCATAATTTTTATATCGTTCGCAAACAATCTTTTTTTCATTTGCATTCAGCTTCTTCACACGCTTGCGTAAGGAAAATCCCGATAGTAAACTGCTATTTATAATGCATTCAGAATAATTAAGCAAGAAATTTAAAATGGTCTCTTATACTTCGCCTATTGAAAGCGTTCTAATTAAGGGAAACCATTGCATCTTGCATTTAAAAAGGGTtggctgtttttagggttccgtaccaaaaaggtacaaaagaaACCCGTATAGTtcgaccgtccgtccgtccgtctgtctgtcacattgctaaatatctcgagaattACTGAAGCTATCgatttaaaatttggaatatagttggtcaaaccaatttgtcagtcagtaaaaaccaggaaaactatactcatccttttcttttgggtactagtgtaagacaaatatagtattattatctctgcctatgtttgaaatgagacagtcctttgacaaactatacagatggcccaaaaatacgttgacaactttttttctaattattttattgtacttgCGTAACTAgtacaaaataagttaaaaattaaaactacactcTTTTTATACTcgtacaacaaaaaaatattgccttcaaaaTAGCCTCCTTTcgctttgatacacaaacgcaaacgtttgttaaaattttcaacaAAATGCCACAACTCCGCCAAGGATATTTCTTCCCATTCTCTGGTAAGTGTTGCTTTTAGAGCGTTTACACTTTTGTGTTTAGTAGCACAGGCCCTTTTCTCTAGGATTgaccaaaaactataataagtaggtacattggaTTTACAagtcaagtcaaaatatactttatccatgtaggcctagcaacaagcacttataaatcgtaacatacttataaattatcttaagctaattatcagagcaatttattgatgttattattccataagaatattggattattatacaaatcaaatttaacacaaatttaagaatttcacaaaaggatagtcaaacatgaaaaaaattgtataaaaaatactagtctagaatgtttctagaataaaatctaaatgtcaaataaataaataaaaaacacaaaagaagtacatcggaatatcaatttcctcatcattaatcaaatatacctaataaataaatagtcatttcaaataacaattaatcccacgttattttatcattcatgtagtcttgtgtggtataatacgctttagaaataagtttacgctttacataattcttagatttattaatagataattcagtaatatggtttggaagtttattataaaatctcacacaattacccataaatgattttttaattttatggagccgagtgaagggcactgcgagcttatgttaATTTCTAGTACAGTCAAACCTGGCTAAGGTGGAACTGGATAAACGAGAAACCTCTATTAGCGAGAGAAATTATAAGGTCCCGTCATTTTTGCCTTAGATTACCTCTATTAGCGTGAGATAAAAACCTCTTTAAGAGAGAGTCGTTTGTCCCGTTCGAACCTCTATATCAGAGACTGTCTATCCCTTGGCCTTTATAAGGGAGAATCCTGAGAGTAATTATTATCCGTTATTTTTGATACTTTCTCATTTTCGTGGAATTAACGCGCGCGTGTTGCATCATaccatttttttaattgtttataaAAAGGGTTTGTCTCTTAGATAGGTTCATTGTTTTTGATCCTTTGAAAAAAACAAATGTGCGTCGTGAACCGATATTTTCGATCAAACTTGCTCAGTGCCTACGTATTGATTGTGTAGAATGGTTGAACACATTCTAGGAATGCCCACCTaaataacctacctacctataagtgTTAACGATAAAAAATTCAATAAGTATCTTTCGAGAACGGGAACTCACGAAAACAAAATTCTCAGTAAATTTGGTTtccataaatattacttagctGTATCGaataagtaattttagtaatagAACATATCACTGCAACTTATTTTTCAAACCTGCCTAAGCGAGAAATCTCTAAGAGTGAGAAACTCGGTTTAGAGAAAAACCTCTATGAGCAAGGAAAATATTCTAGTCCCTTGAGCTCTCACTTATACAGGTTtgactatattaatattatgaatttcacaattttttctaaaatttacaatatttttatgtacatacagaatattctcataaatgtattgacagtgcactgtcattatgtcaatttccttaaatttatctctaagtgagtctctatggttcattttgtatattgctcgaatagccctcttctgcagaacaaaaatggtatttatctctgaaggaccaccccacagtaaaataccatatgccataatgctatggaagtaactaaaatatactaatcgagctgttttcacatcagttaactgacggattttgctcactgcaaaagctgcagaactcagtctattcgaaagagtagcaatatggggaccccactggagtttagaatctaaagttataccaagaaaaactgtactatcaactaatttcaattcctcatccttcacaatgacacttgtttgcacatgcctaacgttactactagtgacaaacttaatacatttagtatttttctcatttaacaataaattattaacattgaaccaatttactacttttgaaaTAGCATCGTTTACATCATTGTAAGCTTGTTGCTGTCGTTTGACTTTGAAAATAAGTGAGGTGTCGATCAGACTAGTAGGGTCGAAATCAAAGAAAAGTTCCacaattttatggtttttcatGAATTAGACAGGTTTTTCTACATCAGAAATTTTAACGAGATTAAAAAGAGTATTTTGTCACTATTatcatacctatataatatccaCTCAGCCGAGTCTTATTTAATGCAAAGTAGAATGTATCATTAAATCGACGTATATTGCCTCTGGGCTCTTTAATGCATCATAAACAATGTAATGACAGTTTCTATTTAACCACAGGGAGGGAATAAGAAGAAATCCCTCATGTCGGCTAGGAGCGCCGGATGAAAGGTAAAATTACGTCCACATCAGATTATCTTTCTACGACAATTTCTGTTCATAAatttaaacaattgtttgtcAATTTCAAATTGCAGACCATTTCAAGGCTATGAGCAAACGGTATATTTCGTGTACTCGTTCGGTTTCTTAATCACGCGCTCCCTGGCAGTCTCGCTTATCGCTGCGCGCGTGCACACCGCCAGTCGGGAACCCGCGCACACGCTCTACTTTGTGCCATCCACAGCTTACTCTGTAGAGGTAATGTCCTTCATGATGACTAGATCAAATCAGGATCAAATACTTATTGATCAACATAgaaaaataggtacattatgcaTATATACCAAAACTAAAAAGGGGGTGGACAAATCAGAGTTGTTAAAAGGTACTAAAAATTTTTTAtgataattttctattttgcaCAATAATTATTCAAAAACAATATGAGGTCCACTTTTATTGCTTTAGTCGGTTTTGTCTCTGGCTTAACTTATGAGAAAACCGGCTCATAAAATGCTGTCCGGTTTCATGAAATGTACCTAAATTataaagtgtgtgtgtgtgtgtgtgtgtgtgtgtgtataggGTGGATCTACTTACTACCTATTCGTTTCGTTTGTTTAGTCTTATACTGTTCTACTAATATGCGAAATTACCTAAtagatttaaaattatatttatttattatttcatcatATTAAGTTACATCATAAATAcaacacaatacaatacaatataaattattctagGCTAAGATTATGGAAAGGGCTTATAAAAACTGTCATAAAAATGTTTGTTTGTATACATTAAAATATATCATAAAACTAGGGATTTTAGAGTGATCTACGAGACTGACAACGAGtgttaataaaagttgtttctCCAGTCACCCTATTTATTTTACAGGTACAAAGATTTTTGGATCAGATACACGGTGATACGATTGCTTTGAGTGGCCTTAAATTTTTCAACGTAAAACGGGGATTAGTTTTAACGGTAAGTAAATGAACGATATATGATTAAAAACAATTTGCATGTTTCTAAATTAATAACAGTATGTCGTATTTTAGATTGCTGGAACCATTGTGACTTATGAACTTGTACTCATGCAGTTCACTGGAGTGTCACCAACGCCGTCGCCTTCTACCATTACTATACCAATATTTATTAACTCTTCTAATAGTAAAGTTTAATGCTTATGAATTTTGTTTCTCTTCCCTTACTTGCATTTATGATATCCTCCTGTTTGACTAATTATCAAACTGGATTAATATTAATTCGTATTTAATAATAGCAGCCGCCACCTGAAAGGATCGTTGTTAATCGTTATAAAGAGTTGTATAGGTATATTGTAATAATTGCGTGGTATTTATTGGAATTGGCTAAGTAAAATTTCCGAATTTGTCAATAAAGATAACGTACAAGACAGAAATAAGCTACCTattcaaaattaaaacttacTCTCAGTAATAGTGTTCTATCTAGAGAAAATAGTCCCATTCCTTGCAACGTCACCCAATCAAACTTCAGCTGAGTTTTCAGCCTGTCAACCTGAAATAATTAAACTTTGTTCAAAATGGCTTAataccaaataaaataatattgaatgatGGAATAATAGAAAGTAAAAAAGGAATATACAGTACCGATCATAAGTAttttgacaaataaaaatatttaaataagtttatGAAAACAGTAAATATTTAATCATTACTTCTTAGTACATTAAGTAAGCCTGTTTAGACatagttttttacattttattcttaAAAGGAGCTACTCGTATTGGTCCATGAAACACCTGATGAAAGGTAATCTTCCGATATCACTCAAACGGAAGCTCATGGACATGTGCATACTCCCAGTTCTAACCTACGGTGCACAGACTTTGGTCTTTGACTAAAGCTCAGAAGTCCAGACTCGGGGTTTGCCAACGAGCCATGGAGCGTAGCATAATAGGTGTCAAATTGGTGGATCGTGTCCGGAACACCACGTTGCGCTCCAAGACCCAAATCGTCGATGTAGCTCGGAAGGCGGCCAAGCTAAAATAggactgggctggtcacgtCTGGCGAATGCCGAGTGAGTTGTGGGGCAAAATCCCGTCAGAGTGGGAGCCCGAAAACTCAAACAGGGGATCTGGCAGACCCtgccggcgatggcgggatgaactggactcctttttaaatgagtggccagacatagcactagacagagatttgtggagtaattggggggaggcctttacccAGCAGTGGGTCACGACAGgctccaaataataataataataattcttaaaagtaaaaacaaccataaaaaaaaacttaaaattcaCAAATCT
This genomic window from Cydia amplana chromosome Z, ilCydAmpl1.1, whole genome shotgun sequence contains:
- the LOC134661289 gene encoding gustatory receptor 5a for trehalose-like encodes the protein MTPLLTADYNGYQATFQEAMKLTVIIGQFFGLNPVTGVSEIDTTKLRFQIQSCRFVYSLLSIIGQCTVVSFCLLKLFTDSNPNLSANSALVFYVTNCITTILFLRVATRWPRLCQLISKTEASDPSIDRTLIKKCRVSCVLVLTMALLEHVLSDLSSIAGIIDCQKGNNVYEAFVVASSPWIFQYTGYSPYIAIFTQIIGIQFTFNWNFSDVFVICISFYLTSRLEQVNRRIESVFGKHAPSSFWRTLREDYSRITGLVRRVDDVIGSIIFISFANNLFFICIQLLHTLAEGIRRNPSCRLGAPDERPFQGYEQTVYFVYSFGFLITRSLAVSLIAARVHTASREPAHTLYFVPSTAYSVEVQRFLDQIHGDTIALSGLKFFNVKRGLVLTIAGTIVTYELVLMQFTGVSPTPSPSTITIPIFINSSNSKV